One genomic segment of Candidatus Thermoplasmatota archaeon includes these proteins:
- a CDS encoding 4Fe-4S binding protein — translation MAKSVEDLPYIPLMSESSAVNKTGVWRVIKPIVNQEECNQCYICWKFCPDVAIHIDEEGSILIDYDHCKGCGICEAVCPKKCIEMVKEE, via the coding sequence ATGGCGAAAAGTGTCGAGGATTTACCATACATACCTCTGATGAGCGAATCTTCCGCGGTCAACAAGACCGGGGTATGGCGAGTGATCAAGCCGATCGTGAACCAGGAGGAGTGCAATCAGTGCTACATCTGCTGGAAGTTCTGTCCGGACGTCGCTATCCACATAGACGAGGAGGGCAGCATTCTCATCGATTACGACCACTGCAAGGGCTGCGGGATCTGCGAAGCGGTCTGTCCGAAGAAGTGCATTGAGATGGTCAAGGAGGAATAA